In Streptomyces sclerotialus, one genomic interval encodes:
- a CDS encoding non-ribosomal peptide synthetase, giving the protein MSRPATPGQLRFYLLDGADGGAARTLVKHLTAEGPVAAGRLRRALRHVVVAHPALRTSLHLEDDGLVQHVHDADEVETAVVETEEPEALAEKERAALAVPFVHGRGPLCRIRAFVGPGRTHCLIAVHHAVFDDDSTAILLTALGTAYEKAAAEVPDAHGTDAHGTDAAPPVPAEGPAPLGEARREELRAAWREYLDGCPQTTEPPWTVRGSGRRREIRDRILPEALSGRLKERAELTGAGPFAQFLTAVCAVLSWYLDRDDVVVAVPVSGRGTGGDQRIGCLQNTVPVRLRLSGADTATAVDRTVDALLDALEMAELPFEDILDSVGAVRRPDRKPLAQVLCTEIVPVPETTAGGVRWRVNEQLAEEAEYDCGLALCHLPDGRMRLEVAYRSGALPPDRAAHMLDHVVRFLEQAAGDPGRPLAALDLLGDEERRELSVLAGQELAPVSHPPVHELVFRHARDTPDAVAVTGADGSLSYAELAERAGTVAGALAGSGVRSGDRVGICLPRGTDLVAAVLGVWQAGGVYVPLDPEYPQERLRYVAEDADLAALLGDRALPQALRDLPGRPALDMAALTGSRPPGEPPAAGAAGPGRAYLIYTSGSTGRPKGVVVGHAQLTALFDACDRELPGAAVTVAGTSLSFDISALELFWPLTRGRTVLVTGHRQVTGAGVPDGALYQCTPTVARLLTGDPDGRALLGRLGGLLVGGEPLPQDLADDLAALVPGPVVNCYGPTETTVWSTVSRVRSGDPVRIGLPLPGESCHVVDALGRALPPGCPGRLVIGGAGVAEGYWRRPQLTEERFVATGGDAGLRGYDTGDLAVLDDPGGLRFLGRRDGQCKILGQRVELEEAEAALRSAPGVPDLAVAPNAAATQLVAFLPDGQAADRAPASPESGSPQASLRPVPHDLLDTLRAHAEDWLPPVMVPVAWYHVPALPQLPNGKLDRGTLARWAAEPQPGAPGGATARTGSTGTRLRQVWERVLGAPVSDPDATFFDLGGTSNGMLRVLAALRTDHPGLTVGDLFRHTTLRTLAAHLDGHGTAAADTRPTGDTRGRDRSRALSTWRARRQPAGPSATSRATN; this is encoded by the coding sequence ATGAGCCGCCCCGCCACTCCGGGACAGCTGCGCTTCTACCTGCTCGACGGGGCCGACGGCGGCGCCGCCCGCACCCTCGTCAAACACCTCACCGCCGAGGGGCCGGTGGCCGCCGGACGGCTGCGGCGCGCCCTGCGCCACGTCGTGGTGGCCCACCCCGCGCTGCGTACCTCGCTGCACCTGGAGGACGACGGACTCGTCCAGCACGTCCACGACGCCGACGAGGTCGAGACGGCCGTCGTCGAGACCGAGGAGCCCGAAGCCCTCGCCGAGAAGGAGCGCGCGGCGCTCGCCGTACCGTTCGTGCACGGCCGTGGCCCGCTCTGCCGGATCAGGGCGTTCGTCGGTCCCGGCCGCACCCACTGCCTGATCGCCGTGCACCACGCCGTCTTCGACGACGATTCGACGGCGATCCTGCTGACCGCGCTGGGCACCGCGTACGAGAAAGCCGCGGCCGAAGTTCCGGACGCCCACGGTACGGACGCCCACGGCACCGACGCCGCACCGCCCGTTCCGGCCGAGGGCCCGGCGCCGCTCGGCGAGGCGCGTCGCGAGGAACTGCGGGCCGCCTGGCGGGAGTACCTGGACGGCTGCCCGCAGACCACCGAACCGCCGTGGACGGTCCGCGGCTCCGGGCGCCGCCGGGAGATCCGCGACCGCATCCTCCCGGAAGCGCTGTCCGGCCGGCTCAAGGAGCGCGCCGAGCTGACCGGGGCGGGCCCGTTCGCCCAGTTCCTCACCGCGGTGTGCGCCGTCCTGAGCTGGTACCTGGACCGCGACGACGTCGTGGTGGCCGTCCCGGTCAGCGGCCGGGGCACCGGCGGCGACCAGCGGATCGGCTGTCTCCAGAACACCGTCCCGGTACGCCTCCGCCTCTCCGGCGCGGACACCGCGACGGCGGTGGACCGGACCGTCGACGCGCTCCTGGACGCGCTGGAGATGGCCGAGCTGCCCTTCGAGGACATCCTCGACAGCGTGGGTGCCGTACGCCGGCCGGACCGCAAGCCGCTGGCGCAGGTCCTGTGCACCGAGATCGTCCCCGTACCGGAGACGACCGCGGGCGGCGTGCGCTGGCGCGTGAACGAGCAGCTGGCCGAGGAGGCCGAGTACGACTGCGGGCTGGCGCTGTGCCACCTCCCCGACGGCCGCATGCGGCTGGAGGTGGCCTACCGGTCCGGCGCCCTGCCGCCCGACCGCGCGGCGCACATGCTGGACCACGTCGTCCGCTTCCTGGAGCAGGCCGCCGGGGACCCCGGACGCCCGCTCGCCGCGCTCGACCTGCTCGGCGATGAGGAGCGCCGCGAGCTGTCCGTCCTGGCGGGGCAGGAACTCGCTCCGGTGTCGCATCCGCCCGTGCACGAGCTGGTGTTCCGGCACGCCCGCGACACCCCGGACGCGGTCGCGGTGACCGGCGCCGACGGCTCGCTGAGCTACGCGGAGCTGGCGGAGCGCGCGGGCACGGTCGCCGGGGCGCTGGCCGGGAGCGGCGTACGGTCCGGCGACCGGGTGGGCATCTGCCTGCCCCGCGGCACGGACCTCGTCGCGGCGGTCCTGGGCGTATGGCAGGCCGGCGGCGTGTACGTGCCGCTGGACCCGGAATACCCGCAGGAACGCCTGCGGTACGTCGCCGAGGACGCGGACCTGGCAGCGCTCCTCGGGGACCGCGCGCTGCCGCAGGCGCTGCGGGACCTCCCGGGCCGCCCCGCGCTCGACATGGCCGCGCTCACCGGCTCCCGGCCGCCCGGGGAGCCGCCGGCTGCCGGTGCCGCGGGACCCGGCCGGGCATACCTGATCTACACGTCCGGCTCCACGGGACGGCCCAAGGGCGTCGTCGTGGGTCATGCGCAGCTGACGGCCCTGTTCGACGCCTGCGACCGGGAACTGCCCGGCGCCGCGGTCACCGTTGCGGGTACCAGCCTCTCCTTCGACATCAGCGCGCTCGAACTCTTCTGGCCCCTGACGCGCGGCCGGACGGTGCTGGTGACCGGCCACCGGCAGGTGACCGGCGCCGGAGTGCCGGACGGCGCGCTGTACCAGTGCACGCCCACCGTCGCCCGGCTCCTCACCGGCGACCCGGACGGCCGCGCCCTGCTGGGCCGGCTCGGCGGTCTGCTCGTGGGCGGCGAACCCCTCCCGCAGGACCTCGCCGACGACCTGGCCGCGCTCGTGCCCGGACCCGTGGTCAACTGCTACGGCCCCACCGAGACCACGGTCTGGTCCACCGTCTCGCGCGTGCGGTCCGGCGACCCCGTACGCATCGGTCTGCCGCTGCCCGGCGAGTCCTGCCACGTGGTGGACGCGCTCGGCCGGGCGCTCCCGCCGGGCTGCCCCGGCCGGCTGGTGATCGGCGGCGCCGGGGTCGCCGAAGGGTACTGGCGGCGGCCGCAGCTCACCGAGGAGCGGTTCGTCGCCACCGGAGGCGACGCCGGCCTGCGCGGTTACGACACCGGGGACCTGGCCGTGCTCGACGACCCCGGAGGGCTGCGCTTCCTGGGGCGGCGCGACGGCCAGTGCAAGATCCTGGGCCAGCGCGTCGAACTGGAGGAGGCCGAGGCGGCCTTGCGCTCCGCGCCCGGCGTCCCCGACCTCGCCGTCGCCCCGAACGCGGCGGCGACCCAGCTCGTGGCGTTCCTGCCGGACGGTCAGGCCGCGGACCGGGCACCCGCCTCCCCGGAGTCCGGCTCCCCGCAGGCTTCGCTGCGGCCCGTGCCCCACGACCTGCTCGACACGCTGCGGGCCCACGCCGAGGACTGGCTCCCGCCGGTCATGGTGCCGGTCGCCTGGTACCACGTGCCCGCGCTGCCGCAGCTGCCCAACGGCAAGCTCGACCGCGGCACACTGGCCCGCTGGGCGGCCGAGCCGCAGCCCGGCGCGCCCGGCGGGGCCACGGCCCGGACCGGCAGCACCGGAACGCGCCTGCGGCAGGTCTGGGAGCGGGTGCTCGGCGCTCCCGTGTCCGACCCCGACGCCACCTTCTTCGACCTGGGCGGTACCTCGAACGGCATGCTCAGGGTGCTGGCCGCACTGCGGACCGACCACCCCGGACTGACCGTGGGGGACCTCTTCCGACACACCACACTGCGGACCCTGGCGGCACACCTCGACGGCCACGGCACGGCCGCCGCTGACACCCGGCCCACGGGGGACACCCGTGGCCGCGACCGCTCCCGCGCCCTGAGCACCTGGCGCGCGAGACGGCAGCCCGCAGGACCGTCCGCCACGTCACGCGCCACGAATTGA
- a CDS encoding MupA/Atu3671 family FMN-dependent luciferase-like monooxygenase, whose amino-acid sequence MSGIDARLGQLTPEQRELLRRRMKERARGSAQAVPQETYEGPPARLSLYFFPQARALAAPDYYDMMLRACEFADEQGFHAAWFPERHFVDFGGSHPNPSVLAAAAAVRTRRLGIRAGSVAAPLHHPVRIAEEWAVVDNLSGGRTGISFASGWHPDDFVLARTPYDERKDVLLRTADQVRRLWAGEAVEFPSTAGEPAKVLAQPRPVQPELPVWITAAGNPDTFVAAGTAGHGVMTALLGQTLNQLRENILRYREARRTAGHPGDGDVVVMTHAYVSDAPDLEERLRPALHAYLSSYRSQTGGGEEEVLLEAAFQDYLAGPSLLGGPDKARAVLARLAEAGADEVGCLIDFGLPAQDVLAGLPALAGLLPEAAGPASAARPAPTGPAAAVRPDPASDSGDRSA is encoded by the coding sequence GTGAGCGGGATCGACGCACGACTCGGACAGCTCACCCCCGAGCAGCGCGAGCTGCTGCGGCGGCGCATGAAGGAGCGGGCGCGCGGCAGCGCCCAGGCCGTACCGCAGGAGACGTACGAAGGCCCGCCCGCCCGGCTCAGCCTGTACTTCTTCCCGCAGGCCCGCGCGCTGGCCGCACCCGACTACTACGACATGATGCTGCGGGCCTGCGAGTTCGCCGACGAGCAGGGCTTCCACGCCGCGTGGTTCCCCGAACGGCATTTCGTCGACTTCGGGGGCTCCCACCCCAACCCGTCCGTCCTCGCCGCCGCTGCCGCCGTACGGACCCGCCGGCTGGGCATCCGGGCCGGCAGCGTCGCCGCTCCGCTGCACCACCCGGTGCGCATCGCCGAGGAATGGGCGGTGGTGGACAACCTCTCCGGCGGGCGGACCGGCATCTCCTTCGCCAGCGGCTGGCACCCCGACGACTTCGTGCTCGCCCGCACGCCGTACGACGAGCGCAAGGACGTCCTGCTGCGCACCGCTGACCAGGTGCGCCGGCTGTGGGCGGGCGAGGCGGTGGAGTTCCCGAGCACGGCCGGCGAACCCGCGAAGGTCCTCGCGCAGCCCCGGCCCGTACAGCCCGAACTCCCCGTCTGGATCACCGCGGCCGGCAACCCGGACACCTTCGTGGCGGCCGGCACCGCGGGCCACGGAGTGATGACCGCGCTCCTCGGCCAGACCCTCAACCAGCTGCGGGAGAACATCCTGCGCTACCGGGAGGCCCGGCGCACGGCAGGCCACCCCGGCGACGGTGACGTGGTCGTGATGACCCACGCGTACGTCAGCGACGCGCCGGACCTGGAGGAGCGGCTGCGGCCCGCCCTCCACGCCTACCTCTCCTCCTACCGCTCCCAGACGGGCGGGGGAGAGGAGGAGGTACTGCTGGAGGCGGCCTTCCAGGACTACCTGGCGGGCCCGTCACTGCTGGGCGGCCCGGACAAGGCCCGTGCCGTACTGGCCAGGCTGGCCGAGGCGGGCGCCGACGAGGTGGGCTGCCTGATCGACTTCGGGCTGCCGGCCCAGGACGTACTGGCAGGCCTGCCCGCACTCGCCGGACTGCTGCCCGAAGCCGCCGGGCCCGCGTCCGCCGCACGGCCCGCACCCACCGGGCCCGCAGCCGCCGTCCGCCCCGACCCCGCTTCCGACTCCGGCGACAGGAGCGCGTGA
- a CDS encoding type I polyketide synthase, producing the protein MHALDSAIAVVGVALRVPGAADAHTFWDNLVQGRVALPGVRDDGTLGVGRIDRAAEFDAELFGLTPTQAAVTDPQQRIITELAWQALEDAGLDTERDPGRVGVFLGGGDSGYRHRYVDTDPALSRAAGRQQISLGNEKDFLATSLAFRLGLTGPALTVQTACSTSLVAVHVAMRSLLTYECDIALAGGVTLQLPLDEGYTFREGDVLSPDGRCRPFTEGSRGTVPASGAGVVVLRRAEEATRGTRAVLLGSALNNDGADRMSLVAPSPAGQAACIQEALDVAGCKPGDIGYVETHGTGTELGDRVELSALAQAYGDGDGPCALGAVKANIGHTDTAAGVIGLIKATLAVQHGTIPPVPQQPGDGPDAALGAARFRLPRQATPWPADRPRYAAVSSFGLGGTNAHVILAEPARADEPAAWPGRGPAVLSAASPDALRRTAAALATAVRDGGTPLTETLGTLWHGRRRLPYRWAAAVEGGDEATARAALADALDKAAATRRAVTGPSVAVLLPGQGVSLAGTGRTLQAADPAFAQDWRELRDLVRAQGGPDLEDCWNWPSDDPRWLRTAVVQPLLFTLELALLRGLQRHGVTPSVLLGHSVGELAAATWAGVFSEADGAAAVVERGRLMGQAPAGVMTAARAGEDQVREISAGLPVDVCAVNAADTVVLGGAAEHVTEAERRCAERGVKTRRLPTAHAFHSRSMADAAESFTAFLRRLTRHAPRATVLSNVTGKALTAAEATDPAYWGRQLGSTVRFADAVDTLLGTAPDLVLEAGPGRTFTAQLRRATRGAEHAPVLAELLGDGSRDEAAVHLAALGAAWTAGCDVPDLVAPPVTGRPVPGYVFADTTYWAGADPTGPAADAAPEAAAEPAAESAPQGAAELLAALWQESFGGPAIRPEDNFFELGGTSLQAAQLITVIGDQLLLDVRLQDLYEHSTFRDFAARVQELLDERDDSGLLELLAEIEADGRQEGNA; encoded by the coding sequence ATGCACGCACTCGACAGCGCCATCGCCGTGGTGGGAGTCGCCCTCCGGGTGCCCGGAGCCGCCGACGCACACACCTTCTGGGACAACCTCGTGCAGGGCCGGGTGGCCCTCCCGGGGGTCCGCGACGACGGCACCCTGGGAGTGGGCCGGATCGACCGGGCCGCCGAGTTCGACGCCGAACTGTTCGGCCTGACGCCCACTCAGGCGGCGGTCACCGACCCGCAGCAGCGCATCATCACCGAACTCGCCTGGCAGGCCCTGGAGGACGCGGGCCTCGACACCGAACGCGACCCGGGCCGGGTCGGGGTCTTCCTCGGCGGCGGGGACAGCGGCTACCGCCACCGCTACGTCGACACCGACCCCGCACTGAGCCGCGCCGCCGGCCGCCAGCAGATCTCCCTGGGCAACGAGAAGGACTTCCTCGCCACCTCGCTCGCCTTCCGGCTGGGCCTCACCGGACCGGCCCTGACCGTGCAGACCGCGTGCTCCACCTCCCTGGTCGCGGTGCACGTCGCCATGCGCAGCCTGCTCACCTACGAATGCGACATCGCCCTCGCCGGCGGCGTCACCCTCCAGCTGCCGCTGGACGAGGGGTACACCTTCCGGGAGGGCGACGTGCTCTCGCCCGACGGCCGCTGCCGCCCGTTCACCGAGGGCAGCCGCGGCACCGTACCCGCCAGCGGGGCCGGAGTGGTGGTGCTCCGCAGGGCCGAGGAAGCAACCCGCGGCACCCGCGCTGTACTGCTGGGCAGCGCCCTCAACAACGACGGCGCGGACCGGATGAGCCTCGTCGCACCCAGCCCGGCCGGCCAGGCGGCCTGCATCCAGGAGGCACTGGACGTCGCCGGCTGCAAGCCCGGCGACATCGGCTACGTGGAGACGCACGGCACCGGCACGGAACTGGGCGACCGCGTCGAGCTCTCCGCACTGGCCCAGGCCTACGGCGACGGCGACGGACCCTGCGCGCTCGGCGCGGTGAAGGCGAACATCGGCCACACCGACACGGCGGCCGGCGTCATCGGCCTGATCAAGGCCACCCTCGCCGTCCAGCACGGGACGATCCCGCCCGTACCCCAGCAGCCGGGGGACGGCCCCGACGCCGCCCTGGGCGCGGCACGCTTCCGGCTGCCCCGCCAGGCCACCCCCTGGCCCGCCGACCGCCCCCGGTACGCCGCGGTCAGCTCCTTCGGCCTGGGCGGCACCAACGCCCACGTGATCCTGGCCGAACCGGCACGCGCCGACGAGCCCGCCGCCTGGCCGGGACGGGGGCCGGCCGTGCTCTCGGCCGCGAGCCCCGACGCACTGCGGCGCACCGCGGCCGCGCTGGCCACGGCGGTACGCGACGGCGGAACACCGCTGACCGAGACCCTGGGCACGCTGTGGCACGGCCGCCGCCGGCTCCCGTACCGCTGGGCAGCCGCCGTCGAGGGCGGCGACGAGGCCACGGCGCGCGCCGCGCTGGCGGACGCCCTGGACAAGGCCGCGGCAACCCGCCGGGCGGTGACCGGCCCGTCCGTCGCCGTACTCCTGCCGGGACAGGGCGTCTCCCTCGCCGGTACCGGCCGTACGCTCCAGGCCGCCGACCCCGCATTCGCCCAGGACTGGCGCGAGCTGCGCGACCTCGTCCGCGCGCAGGGCGGACCGGACCTGGAGGACTGCTGGAACTGGCCGTCCGACGACCCGCGGTGGCTGCGGACCGCGGTCGTCCAGCCGCTGCTGTTCACCCTCGAACTGGCCCTGCTGCGCGGCCTCCAACGGCACGGCGTGACGCCCTCGGTCCTGCTCGGCCACAGCGTCGGCGAACTCGCCGCCGCCACCTGGGCCGGCGTCTTCTCCGAGGCGGACGGCGCGGCCGCCGTCGTCGAGCGCGGCCGCCTCATGGGCCAGGCACCGGCCGGCGTGATGACCGCGGCCCGGGCCGGCGAGGACCAGGTACGGGAGATCAGCGCGGGCCTGCCGGTGGACGTCTGCGCCGTCAACGCCGCCGACACGGTGGTGCTCGGCGGCGCGGCCGAGCACGTCACCGAGGCGGAACGGCGCTGCGCCGAGCGCGGCGTCAAGACCCGGCGGCTGCCCACCGCGCACGCCTTCCACTCCCGGTCCATGGCGGACGCGGCCGAGTCCTTCACCGCGTTCCTCCGCCGGCTGACCCGCCACGCGCCCCGTGCGACGGTGCTCTCCAACGTCACGGGCAAGGCGCTGACCGCCGCCGAGGCCACCGACCCCGCGTACTGGGGCCGGCAGCTGGGCAGCACCGTACGGTTCGCCGACGCCGTCGACACCCTCCTCGGCACGGCTCCCGACCTCGTGCTCGAAGCCGGGCCGGGGCGCACCTTCACCGCCCAGCTGCGCCGGGCCACCCGCGGCGCCGAGCACGCACCGGTACTCGCCGAACTGCTCGGCGACGGCTCGCGTGACGAGGCCGCCGTGCACCTGGCGGCGCTCGGCGCGGCATGGACGGCGGGGTGCGACGTGCCGGACCTCGTGGCGCCCCCGGTCACGGGCCGCCCGGTACCGGGGTACGTCTTCGCCGACACCACGTACTGGGCGGGCGCGGATCCCACAGGGCCGGCCGCGGACGCCGCTCCCGAGGCTGCTGCTGAGCCCGCCGCGGAAAGCGCTCCGCAAGGCGCGGCGGAGCTGCTCGCCGCCCTGTGGCAGGAGTCCTTCGGCGGTCCCGCGATCCGCCCCGAGGACAACTTCTTCGAGCTGGGCGGCACGTCCCTGCAAGCCGCGCAGCTCATCACGGTCATCGGCGACCAGCTGCTGCTCGACGTCCGCCTCCAGGACCTCTACGAGCACTCCACCTTCCGCGACTTCGCCGCACGGGTGCAGGAACTGCTCGACGAACGTGACGACAGCGGGCTGCTGGAACTGCTCGCGGAGATCGAGGCGGACGGCCGGCAGGAGGGGAACGCGTGA